One genomic segment of Drosophila melanogaster chromosome 3L includes these proteins:
- the CG7579 gene encoding uncharacterized protein → MTETDLVDAQLQNEKYQYNAWLSERIPLKRTLEDYRDPQCLKINYSSEKTVTVSIVIAIQQEHPHTLLRGIYSVITQTSPYLLKEIVLVHDGHPDLDLIRHIHHKLPIVIQLEMESSKGIIHARLTGAGVATGDILVFLNGHMEVTRGWLPPLLEPILLNNQTVTEPIVDAISRESFAYRKLVEPEQLAFDWQLDHIFLPLDQHSWNSLPKPYPSSQLEGRVFAIDRKWFWHLGGWDEGLRDYGGDALELSLKVWQCGGLILAVPCSRVGIIYKRDELEAQMAPNRNPSLQVQKNFKRVVDVWLDEYKLHFYRYNPKLRNLTAESLDKPRDLRRRLNCKSFEWYRSQVAPQIRNHFLHAGLTNYPIGKIMPFVAPHFCLSIKGGFPVIRKCHSTNFEDWTLTSRCQLKHGNMCLDVDYKNNVRATKCTKKLSKNPWHYNYQHSSFVSNGNKCLQIDVNKVGLILSACDSDVTEQRWMFTKVQDFKLDHMRDICLSVNH, encoded by the exons ATGACAGAAACTGATTTAGTTGATGCTCAACTACAGAATGAGAAATATCAATACAATGCCTGGCTATCAGAAAGAATCCCGCTGAAAAGAACTCTAGAAGACTATAGGGATCCACA ATGTCTCAAGATCAACTACAGTTCAGAAAAAACGGTTACTGTTAGCATAGTTATAGCCATCCAACAGGAGCATCCTCACACTCTGCTGAGAGGCATCTATAGCGTTATTACGCAAACATCACCCTATTTACTCAAAGAAATAGTACTGGTTCATGATGGGCACCCCGATCTTGATCTTATCCGGCACATTCATCATAAACTTCCCATAGTTATTCAGTTGGAAATGGAATCTTCAAAGGGAATTATTCATGCACGTTTGACTGGAGCTGGTGTAGCGACTGGAGATATTCTAGTCTTTCTCAATGGCCACATGGAGGTCACAAGGGGTTGGCTTCCTCCTCTACTTGAGCCCATACTGTTGAACAACCAGACTGTCACTGAGCCCATTGTGGATGCCATATCTAGAGAATCGTTTGCCTACCGAAAGCTGGTGGAACCTGAGCAATTGGCTTTCGATTGGCAGTTGGATCACATTTTTCTGCCCCTGGATCAGCACTCGTGGAATAGCCTTCCCAAGCCATACCCATCCTCTCAACTGGAGGGTCGTGTTTTTGCCATTGATCGCAAGTGGTTCTGGCATCTTGGTGGATGGGATGAAGGACTCCGGGACTACGGAGGCGATGCTCTAGAACTCAGCCTCAAGGTGTGGCAGTGTGGTGGTCTGATCCTTGCTGTTCCCTGTTCACGAGTAGGAATAATCTATAAACGCGATGAGCTTGAGGCCCAGATGGCACCAAACAGAAATCCCAGCTTACAAGTCCAAAAG AACTTTAAGCGTGTTGTAGATGTCTGGTTGGACGAGTATAAGCTGCACTTTTATCGATACAATCCTAAGTTGAGAAACCTTACTGCAGAATCGCTGGACAAGCCGCGGGATTTACGACGTCGCCTGAACTGCAAATCCTTCGAATGGTATAGAAGCCAAGTGGCGCCGCAAATCAGGAACCACTTTCTTCATGCCGGTCTTACCAACTATCCGATTGGTAAAATAATGCCCTTTGTGGCGCCACATTTTTGCTTATCGATCAAGGGAGGATTTCCTGTCATAAGGAAATGCCACTCAACCAATTTCGAAGACTGGACACTGACGTCTCGTTGTCAACTGAAACATGGTAACATGTGCCTGGATGTGGACTATAAAAATAATGTGCGGGCTACGAAATGCACTAAAAAATTGTCGAAAAATCCATGGCACTATAATTACCAGCACAGCTCATTTGTAAGCAACGGAAACAAATGTCTACAAATTGATGTCAATAAAGTTGGACTCATT